The window atatgcatataggaatcacctgattggttcggtttgtcatgtgaatcacgtggtgggatcgagtgtgttcagagatagaatatctctgtatagtggcggtcatttgaagttttctttgcagagtatgtcggtttgttgcgtttgttaggtgttttgagtgttagtagtgttgatagtttatttttggagaatcagtgtagatgtaaaaatataaaaatcaccGGTCGGCCacggtgcaatgttgtattgtggaacacacagcagcaccgcgACCGAAGGCCACGGTGCAATGTTGTAtggtgggacacacagcagcaccgcgACCGAAGGCCAGTCCCTTCCGAAAAATCCAtcgatgtgtcatttattggtttctgcattttttgggataagatggcaaatgtgatctcattccaaatgtctaattcatgtgctaaataacacgcagctctgatgggaatcGAACCCACACtacattgttgcaagacaactaaaccaatgacagggtttcaataccgaatgaagcagtaaagtggTTCATACGTCATAAATTATGTGAATTTtcctaaccaaaacacacacgtctgactccAAGTCTGACTATCGTGAAGCTAGATACATAGTACGTGTACGTTGGTAAAGACGGTGTGCTTGAAACAGGGAAGTTTGCTCAAAGAAccgggcagtgggtgtgcttgtgtaactgtttatgagtttttattaagaaataacagtttttctacagtttttgggctcaaacggtttcttcttttacaaacgaTTTCCCCAGCCTTGAAAAAAACCCATAGGACCAATCGGCCAGCCTGTCAGACAAgccatcaaaatgtgaaatagctatGTTTGTCCGCAGTACAAAACgtatcagtctcacaattaggggctaaaaagtgtgaaattttccctttttttgtcccattctttTCTATTGGCCTGCCAACGGGTCATATGACTGATTGCAggtcttctcaaaataaaagcatggcggccattcctttcattctcagtgtaaaatgcattatttcaagATTGTTTGGACATAAAAAAGCCTTTTGGTGATAGTTCTAGTTTTTGTTGATTAAAATTCCACAATATTCATTCAGTTCTTGTAAATTATCTTTGTTTGTTATTACGattacaaacaaaccaaaccattgttatgtggttgctatggacactgccacagaggaaaccaagtgGCCTGTTTGTGATTATATATATTCGTTACATTGtgagctgttgaaatatttctgtaactgtTGATGACATCCGTtcaattatataaaaaaaaaaacaacatataacAGATTTTAGTACCCAGGgattgtatatatgtatatgtatatgtatatgcatgtatttattgttttatttttattggactAAAAGATCCGGGTTGACGTATCTGACATCATGACGTACCTGACATCATGTGCCAAGGGAACGAGCTAGCCAGGTCCCCTATGTTTCAATTGTACAGTTAGATCATTTAAAAGAGGCTCGATCGCGCCTTTGGATAccgaatgaagcagtaaagtggttcatacgtcataaatcacgtgatttttcctaaccaaaacacacacgtctgactaTCATGAAGCTAGATACGTAGTacgtgtacgtgggtaaagagggtgtgcttgaaatGCAAcatcagtgtaccgcagcagcATGTCCGGAACGgtgccgctctgtacagtaatgtccaagaggccaccatgcccccttgTCGCGGTTggaaatcaccaaatcaccagaccaacatacatacatacataaaaacccattttctgcatgtatggacttttggagagaagagaaacacctctctcacagaaaagacacaatagagcctgctgctatgacaagcatGGGAGTACAGATCAACATGGAACATTTAccaactggttttggttttcatcttcagtgcaataacttctttagtgaacagagatgaccgaatgatttttatgttcatagctgtttgtcaggggtcataaatcacctttttggcataagggtgtacccttattctctcttGCTACTGCTCCTGGCTACGAGACCAACAGCACTGCTTCAAAATCCACAGCCTCCTCATTCGCTCAAATGAGGTCACCACTTCAACACAGTAGGGACCAGTAGTTTGAgttataaaaatgaatgataGTGTACTGTGGTCCAAGATAATCTGAAGCATAAAAGAGAGTTAAATCCTTAACGAAGTCATAAAACAGTTTACTATTGCTATAGCTGAGTGGACATAGTACTGCAAGATTGGacattttggtggaaaacaaaagaaatacgTTGTCTGTTAACATTTTACCAATAGGTTCTGAATCAGTGTTTTTGCTGGATACGTTAATCCATTGGGCAGgattttttacttcaaaaaaatatttgctgtgGCAAATTGATGGTATATAAATGACGCCTCAACAATTCAGGGTTGTAAACCTGGTATGACTTCCAGAAGTTCAATGTCATCACACAGCATGTATTTTACAGTCCACTTAGAGTAGTTATTTTAACAGTGGGAATTACTTAGAATTTACTGATATGTCTCTGTatcaaagtcaaatatttttacTTCTTTCATGTTAATGTGCGGCTGTTGTTGAGGTATGCAAATTTCATATTCTTCCAAAGCCCCTTGCGGCCCAGTGACTGCCATGACAATCTAAAGATAAACTTAACAATAAGCCAGAAGACTCCAGGGAGCTGCCCAGTGTTCGGTTAAAATCATGTACATATAACTGCCAATCCTTCTCAAGATCTTACCACTCATTGCCAGCATTGCAAGTACTGGGTAGTGATGATCCactgcatgtttcttttttcagtatttctttaGCTTAGAACTGGGTGAATGTGCTGTTTTCTGGTTGTCCTCCCTGTGCATTTTGTTCCTGGAGTTTTAGCTCAAAACTCTAAATCCAATACACTGCAATGTGTTAtttatgtatattatatatatgatgtgtcatgtttaatttaaatgtatgtgGAGTCAAGGTGTGGATGTAATCAGACTTTAATTTGGTTAGTTCTGTCCTCAGCTATTTGCTAATTATAACTTaattttaactgtatttttatatCATTATTTCTTTATGCATTTCTTGTCTTATTGTCTTCCCGTGTTCTTGAAATGATGTTGTGTATGAAGTAGTCATGCAATTTAATAATGAAATTATTAACGATTTCTTAATGTTCTAGGGAGGAAGAGCATAAAGATGGACAACCTGTACAACATATCATCTTCTTTAGTGCTGACTGGCTTTAACCTCTCTCCTGAAAGTGTGGCTCCGGCGTTTCTTTTTGCAACTCTGAGCTACATGATCATACTTTTCTGCAACCTTATTCTAATCCTCACCATTGTACTGAACAAATCTTTGCATCAGCCCATGTATCTGATTCTGCTGAACCTTCCTATCAATGACCTTATAGGCTCGTCTGCGCTCTTTCCACAGGTCCTTAAAGAAAtactgacagacagcaggaaaatgCAATATTCAGCCTGTGTTGCCCAAGCTTTTTTTATCCACATCTATGCAGGAGGTACAGTGTTTATTCTGACTGCCATGGCATATGATAGATACATTGCCATATGTTGCCCCTTGAAATACAACACTGTTATGACTAATGCTCACATCATGAGAATAATCACCACCGTATGGATGagttgtttagttttaataggtgtgcttttttttctgcttttgcgTTTACCCCGCTGTAGATCTGAAATGACACACCCCTACTGTGATAATCCATCTTTGCTGAGTCTGGTCTGTGCCAACACAGCCATCAATAATATTTATGGGTTGTTCATAGTCGCTCTTTCACAAGTCATAGCAAATGGAATGATTTTGTACACCTATCTCCAGATCCTTGTTGCATGCTTCAGATCCAAACGATCAGACACAAAAGCCAAAGCTCTGCAGACCTGTGCTACACATCTAATAGTTTTCCTCCTGTTGGAGTGCCTAGGGCTTTTCACCATCATATCATACAGAATAAAGAACATGTCTCCACATTTAAGGAGATTCATGGGGGTGTCGACATTAATTTTCCCCCCAACACTGAATCCGATCATCTATGGACTGAAAACCAAAGAAATTCGTGAAAAAGTAGTGCACTTTTTTAGGAATAAAATCTTTCCATGTTAATGCATTGTCAGTGCTTTTTATGCTTTATGCCTTTAAGTTTTTACAATTGTGGCACGATTTTCTTCTCcacaatattttatttgtcttaCTACCTTATAAATATATTCTTTCCCACAAAATCTATTCCCCCCAAAAACAGTTCCTTTGACTTTATGCTGTTGACTGTTTCTGATGTAATTTTCAAATAATGCACAGGGAatctacagtacagtatgtgtaataAACAGTAATTAACTTTTGACTTAATATTGTACAAGGTAATGCTAAATAATTACTGCCACATTTTGAGCATATAACTCATTACAGCTTCATCTCTATACCACTATACTTAAAAAGCAATAGCAGGTTCACCTCTGTGATGCTGATCActttttctcctccagcagtTACATCCAATACAAACACTTTTACAAATAAATCACCAGTGTTTGTCAGTTATGTATTTTAGGACTTGCATTGTGATCTTTGTCATCTACTATTGCTTCAAAAATGAGACATTTCTCTTATTAACTGCTGTGTATTTTGCTACACACCACTGCCGTTTTTTTTGATGATATACagtttaaacacattaaatgctttttttgcACATGCAAAACAACTGCACAGCTGTTTGCAGGTTCATCAAACTGACTGATCAAAGTCTTCTGTGTTAATATGTTAATATGCATTAATTATTActattgtttgtttgaatgtgatATTCTCAAAAGGTTGTCTAACTGCCAAGGCATTAAATATAAAGTCTCAAATGAGAATACTTCttacagcagagggcagcatcAGTACACACTAAACTCATCCAGAAAGCACATGTATTTGTTCTCTATTTGTTCAACACAGTGGGGACTGGTTGCATTTTGTGTGATTTGCTGCCCCCCTGTGTCTTTTGAGGTCATTAGAAGATGAGGGAGGCCTTACTTGGACATCTAGGTTATAAGATGTCAGTTATTTATTCAAAGTCGGATTATTGTTACAGTGAACTAAAACCAGCAGTCATCACAGTTGATAAAGTTTAAAGAAAACCAGAAATATAATAATCAACTAATAATATTTGGCTCCAGATGTGACCACAGAAAACCAAATTGGTTCTGTGTTACATTTTACTGACCCTCACCATAACACTTACCTATTTATATCTTGACATAAATAAATCCAGATTAACAACAAATTACATCTAACAcacttaataattattaattacttAATAATTAGTAACTACAAAATAACTGTACACAACAactatattttaatgtttacaagTATTAgcttagtctgtttgctttgtttgggatatatgtctctgtgtatccttctgtacagtacatttattCTGTATACTATGTATAAGTACAATGTGAACTATTGGGAATTGGTCTTTGTGTTTTGAACATGTTTGGTCAATAAATCTAATCCTAATTCTGTTCTTGGTGTTATTTTAGACTTGAACACACAGCCTTAACTACACTGTGACCAAGTCTGTGCAGGTACCACTGAAAATCTGTTTGCAAATTAACCCCTCAGTCATGTATTCTATAGTATTTTTCACCTACATATCTGTTGCGATTTTGAATTTCTGATTACTCTGATGCCCTGAAACTAAACTGTGACCAtctaataaaactaaaacttgttgtattgtaaattcaattttcatttcattggcTACTGAGTGCAGATTGATGCTCACTTTTATTcacttaaaattaaatctacaacacaataaaatgtgaaaaaagtgaaggggtctgaagactttctgaagccactgtatcTTATGCAATGAGACTTTATGGCTCATGTagttatttatgtgtttattatttatgtattaaaaAGGTAAGTGAATGATGAAGCACAATAAAGGTAGAAAAGGTGAACATTTGTCCGGTGTCTGTAGAATAAATAGGAACATTCCTCTCACCAGCAGTCTAATACCACTGCACCTCATTATTGATTCTGTTTGTGTAACAGTAGATGTGTTTCACACAAGAAACTGTGCTGGATGGAGGGCGAGCAGAAGAAATGGGAGCAGATGTAAataggagggagagagaagagtcttcaaagaggagagggatggaaagtactgaaaataatcactagGTAGTACAATACAAGGGCTCCTGTTATATTGTTTAAGCACTAGTGTTATATTGTTTAAGTaatttgttgatgttgtgttaaaccttcatcatcatcatcatcaatccTTATATCGCCCAAAAGAGTAACACACCTGCTGATTCCCTGCCAATGGAATAAATGATTTGAAAtttgatatttaaaatattttagaacaccataaattaaatataaatccTTGCAGTTTACAATTTACCACTTGAAAAACATCTAATCATTCTTTTTATAATCATACAAGGGAGCTACTTTTACAATAGTATCCTTTGTCTCCACATGGTGGTGGAATCATATATTGCACACCTCAATTTTAGGACCTCATAAATTATCTATGGGTAGTTTCCTGTTGACAATAACATTTTATTGCctccattgtttttgtttctttagttttttagttttttttggatatatttcattttatggaTATTTACTCCCACAGAAGAAGCAAATAATATAATCTAGCAATTTATCAATGAACATGGCTGATTTGAACACACACTTTTCAGTAACTGACACTTCATCATGAgttcattatttcattaaaacattcGTTCttgtaaaactgcaaaaatactgacgatttaaatttacaaaaatagcttttttttaaactggataTTTCTATATAAGGTTTTCTAATGCATCACAATCATGTCAGGTTAGACAACAAACATGCTGTATAAGGTTTTGTAAAATCCCAGTTAACCATGGGCCAATAGAGTCAAGAAGAAGGACAAAGACTTTAAAAgcactgttaaaaataaaaataagagtgGGTAGTGAGAAGACTAAACTGTGTGCTCTTTCTTATTTCCTTGCCATTTTATTTGTCCATACAAATTATGCATTCtatgttttatgttgttttgtagAAGGACATGTGGCTtagaaatataatattttatttgtttttagtaATGTTAAGCAGCATCTGATGAATTAGCTGCGAGTGTGTCATCATTCATCAGTGGATCTCTTCCCCTCACAACTATTTGTTGTGTCACGGGTGCCAACGCTTGGCTactgtttctttctttaactTTGCTCATTAGGTTAATGACTTCTTTGTTTATGAAGTGTTGATCGGAAAGATGTGTCACACTCAGCCCTCCGGAGTGATGTATCCTCAGTACTTGCTCTGGTAATGAACCTCAGAGGGTTTGGTGACACAGTGTAGTAAACagctactgttttgtttttcagcatttccaacagagacaaacaagtGAACTTGTGAAAGTTGAAGAGTGGTTTGTCTATGACAAAAAGagagtttttaatgtgcaacaCTTTATTAGCCATATTAGCCAGCATCTTTAATAGCCAACATCTCCCACCTTTAGTtgtaatcaaaaaaaaaagtgggtacCACATATTATTTGATTTATGTGCATGGTCTTAGTGATGCCACGCCTGAGGTGTCAAACTCAGAAATTTTCAACCTCTTCCCATAGTGGCTTTAATCATAATTTTTCCACATATGGTTACGTGTAGCCAAATGGATGTAAAATTATATTTGAACTACAGCAAATGTTAGATGTTGTAAAAGGCTATGTAGAAATTGAGACTGTGTAGTATTGTCATAACTGGGCAGCCAGGAAcatgagggaagagaggacccaaatgcaaaaaccccaAGACAGGCGATGAGTAAACtgaaagtcttttaattaactcaaaatcactggaataGTCCAGGGCCAGAGAAAAAAcgtaaacaactaaaaaaaaaaatcatccaggaaggagggaaaaaggctggaagcataaaacacaaagcacactcCTCCTTTTTAGTAAAGTCCTTACTAGAAATCAAAATCTAACCAAGGTAAGcccatgagggggaaaacacaaggcacaggtacaggaacGAACACGGGGAAACTAGACAAatacaggaagtagaacaaggcCAGATACACTAGGGACaagacttcacaataaaacaggaactatgaacagAACTTAAACTCCAAAagctccaaatgtccacaaaagagttcaaaacaaatcaaaagggttcagaaaacagcgCCCTCAGGGGCTGTTCATGACAAGTATAGTCTATGAATACATCAGACCATCTGAAGTAGTTTGCCTCTTGGTACAGCAGACAGTGATCTTAAAATTCACTGACAGCTAAGCtactaaataaaaatgaaggCAAACACCAGGGAACAAAGCCATCTTAACTGGAAAATCATGACTTCAAAGCATCTGAGAAGCAGTGGTTGCATTCAGAATGAGTTCAATTTAAGTTCAAGTGATGTACATGTAGTTTGAACTGGGTAGACTTTGCAAAGCTTGACAGACTTACTAGCAAATAAAGTTTCCTATTCACTACTAGATTTATATAGtacatttcttatttttgatGCATAAAAATACAAGAAGCACTAACACTGTTAGGATTTTGGCTGTATGTCAAACAGCTTGGCTCTCAGCTCTCAACTACAGCTCAGCCGATGCATTGGTGGGCTGACGAGCTTACTGCAGATAAATCTATGTCTGCCTTTAAAATGTCTGGTAAGTAACAGGAGATAAAAGCCAAAGATTAGTGTTTGAGCTTAAGTTTAAAACAGTCTTTTCAGAATTAACACCAAACCTATCCTCCTGTCTGACTGTCACAtttaaaacagataaaactgGATATACAcagctcaaaaaaattaaaggaacacttGTTAATCAGAGTATAGAATCAAGTCAGTTAAACTTCTGGGATATTGATCTGGTCAGTTAAGTAGCAGAGGAAGTAGCAGAGTCTCCCTGTCCTCCACATCTGTAACTGATCGTTTAATCAGCCCTGATCTACTGCCTGCTTCTCCCAGCTGCTCCTTATCAGCAATTAGTGTCTGAGTGGAGACTGTGAGCAGGCATTTTTGTGATTCAGTGAATATTAAATAATTTCTGTTCTGGGGGATGATTGAGGCATCAACAAGGACATTCATGTTAACAAATATAATCATCATTTTTGCACACCCTCCAAACATTATTATTACCAGTTTAATCAAGTGAGCATCAGTGTTTGCttagtatgtgtttttttttttcatttttattattttgaaaggcaatatattattgttgttgttgctgatgatAATGAACttctctcatttcattcagaggTTGTCATGATAAGGTGCACCACAGAGTTGTTCAGCTAACATTTCCCCTTTCACCAGCAGCTGGCAGCACTGTCATTTGTGAACTGCTATGTCCTCTAATAGTGTGTGACATGCTATGCTAATGTTACTTTTGTTCCTCTGAATGTTTCAGATAAACTGAAAGGTTAAGGGCTCCTTCATGGGTTTAGAAAAACCACCTTATTTGTAAAACTAAATAAACCTTTTAAAAATTGAGTGGatttttctgggaaaaaaaagtggtacGATTTTCTTAGATGATAAAAAACTTTTTGGAGATTTAGATCTAGACAGTGACATAATGTTGGTGATGTTAATACTTAACAATGATTAGTTCTTTTGAAAAGTTCTTTAATCTATTATTCAATTCTTGTAACTATTTATATTGACTGTGTGTTGCAGTGAAAAACAGATCACTGTGAGACAGAACTGGCAtctggatttctttttcttatcaGACAACTTGCAGATGATTTGTGTCTACCAGAGGCCTTATTCACAAAAAAGCTCACTAACAGTTcgaaatcctcacatctgagacgTTGTTGCAAGACACTGATGGGCATGTTGTTTTCAAAATTACTAAAACAATTATTCAGTTGTCAGTATAGTAGCATTTCTGATGactgactaatcaattaatcaacaaaGTGTTGCAGCTCTAGTGCGTTGAGATGTTTCTGAGTTGTGCATCTGTGGTACACATGAATATTCTGCCTATGATCTCTGGATCAGGATCACATTTGttgtttctgctctttctccctGGCCACGAAAACTACAAACTTTGTAACacatatataacatataacCACATATCATTTTGGGAATAACTACAATCACATACAGTTTATTGACAAAAAATAGTTAACAGGCAATTGGTAATGCTATAGTGTATTCTAACCAGCATCTGCAAAGTCAAGCGTGttattatatacagtatgtttgtgtcatatactgtatatactgtatgttttgtcCAGTGCctttgtgaagctgtgtgtagAGTTTGATTGTTTCCTCCTGGTTCTCCAGTTTCTTTGCACAGTTCAAATACATGAATTTTAGGTTAGCTGGAAAATCCAAATTGCCGGTACGTGTGAATATGAATGtggatgtgtttttctttaggTTGCTTACCTGCCCACAGAATTATAGCTAGAATAAGCTCCTGTCCTTTACAGCCCTGAACAGAATGAACTGTCTCAACTTTTTTTGAATACCTTAAAGatcttgtttttaatttcttttgtcCTGAGACTGTACACAAAAGGATTTACAAGAGGCGGGCCAAGTGTGGACCCGATCATTAAGCCATGGCGTAGCTCAAGTGTTAATACCACACCTAACCTGGTCAAGATAACAAGGATAAATAATGGACAGTAATAACATGTTACCACAATTAAGTGACTCACGCACGTACTgcccattttctttttatcatttgaGGATAATTTCACGAAATACAGGATCCCGAAATAGGACAGGCAAAtaagagtgaaagtgaaaaatacaagaaaaaatatTATGATGGTAACCAAATTGAAGTAGTAAGTTGGGTCTACACAAGTGGTGCGCATTATGGCAGCATATTCACAGAAAGTGTACTGCAGTGTTGAGTGGCAATGAGGGAGAGGAATCAAAGTTGCTGGCAAAATGGCCACAAAACCACAGGCAACAATCCACAGAATATACGCAAGGACAAGAGTACGTGCATTTGATAAATAACTGTGGTACTGGAAAGGATAACTGATGGCAATCAATCGATCAAATGCCATAACTGCTAAAGCAAACATCTCCATCACCCCTCCcaagtgaaaagcaaacatcagAATAAAGCACGGCACATAGGATATGGTTTTAGCACCAGCAACAAGAACCCCAATCATTACTGGACTGGTACTGGAGGTGTACAGTATATCAACAACAGCAAGGTTGCAAATCAGAAGATACATTGGTTTGTGTAATTTCTTGTCGTAAATAATGAAGAGGATGTTTACCATGTTGGCTAGAACTGCTAGAACATATATAATCAATATAACCACACCAACTACCATAGGTCTTTTGGTTAAGTCAAAACCACCTATGATAAATTCTGTCACTGTAATTGAAGCATTCTGTAAACGCATATTCACACAAAAAATACCAAGATTCAAAAAGTACAAATCAAATTATGgaaaaactcttctcaaagcAAAATATCATTCCACATATTGTAGATTATAACCAGATCATTCAGCATGTTGTAGATTATAGCCAGTTACAACCAGTAGTTGTACAGCTTTCACCACGACCAACAATGGATCTTACCACACAGCTTCAAGGATTCAGGATTTTAAGGCAAACTAGAGTGGTAATGTGTCATTGGACAGGCCCTTCGTCCAATCACACTGGATGTTGACTCCAGCTAATTTGAGCTtgtagctagttagcttagtcCAGTTAGCAAAATACTAAATCACATTTGGTCTCAAAAGCCAATATGTGCACAGTCGCTcagaaaatgttgaactttttcTTTGGACATGGAACTATGGTTAAAAACAGTTCTCTATCATTGCTCATTATGTAGTAGCTATATTACATGTAACCATGGAATGAGCATGAATCAAACATGTTGGCTGCCTGTCTTGTCTTGAGTTTTGTAGAAGGAAACTGTGATGTTCAAGTAATCAATATTTGGTCTGATATGTTTGGAATAAAGCATATTACAGTGAGATAGGAATTGCACATTTGATCATCAGTGCACACAGAGTGGTGAAGAAGAGATGCTCGGCTTACATGGATTCAGATTCCGCCCTTGTGCTTCTCTTATTTGATCTTAGTACAGTCTTTGATACCACAGATCTCTGTGTACTTGTAAACTGATGGGAAGACCAATTTGATGTCTGTCTTCTGGCTGTGGTTAAGTTCTTACAGGTGGAGACACTATTGGAGGCAGGTTGTCTTCTTCTACATTAGGCCaaaaacttatcaatcaccccttGCATGTGCAAGGAAAGTACAATCCTTCCACTGACACGTTATTCAGCACAATTAACCATCAAAAGGTTTTGTcttggaggcagagtgatgtgtttgttttagccCGTTAATACTCAGATGCAAAAGTACAAATGAGCTCCAAGAGGATGCTAGTTAGTGTCTCATGTCAACACTGGTCTCAAGTGAGTGATTAGTGAGTGCATGTGTAAGTGCAGGCCTCAGTGTCTAATTCTTTGTACCTTAGTGAATTGTCATCTCAACAGACTCTTTGTCTAACTATTGTTGTGAACATCAACTATCTTAACAATGTAATTTACGTGTACTGTAGTCTGTGAAGCAGTGATACATGATGCCGAAATCCTCAGTTACCACACTGGATATTTGTTCAAATCCATCACAAAGTCCCAAGCCCAAATCAGTCTTTATATGCCTTATTTTGTCTAACCAAAAGTCAACAAAATCTAATGGTAAGtataaaatgttattaaaagtAGAAAAGCAACAAACCATTATACTTAAAAAGCTGTATCCAGCAcatctttgacatttttaattaataactGACTGTTATGGACTAAATGAAGGCTGAAACAACTGCCTGTGAAGTGGTTTAAGGTGACTTTCTATCTCAGATTAGTCTAGCTTCAGTCTCTGCGGAAAGTTGTTacaaaactgaataaaacataaaactcaAAAATGAATAGACttcacatttcatgtttatttgtttgtaacCTGGAGGGTTTTGCTATGAAGACATCGACTCACATTAAACACATGCTATGTGCTGAGAGACCACGATTAAACACTGGGGATATTAACAGTCTTT of the Toxotes jaculatrix isolate fToxJac2 chromosome 9, fToxJac2.pri, whole genome shotgun sequence genome contains:
- the LOC121187322 gene encoding olfactory receptor 10G4-like; translated protein: MRLQNASITVTEFIIGGFDLTKRPMVVGVVILIIYVLAVLANMVNILFIIYDKKLHKPMYLLICNLAVVDILYTSSTSPVMIGVLVAGAKTISYVPCFILMFAFHLGGVMEMFALAVMAFDRLIAISYPFQYHSYLSNARTLVLAYILWIVACGFVAILPATLIPLPHCHSTLQYTFCEYAAIMRTTCVDPTYYFNLVTIIIFFLVFFTFTLICLSYFGILYFVKLSSNDKKKMGSTCVSHLIVVTCYYCPLFILVILTRLGVVLTLELRHGLMIGSTLGPPLVNPFVYSLRTKEIKNKIFKVFKKS